One window of the Peromyscus leucopus breed LL Stock chromosome 17, UCI_PerLeu_2.1, whole genome shotgun sequence genome contains the following:
- the LOC114701264 gene encoding LOW QUALITY PROTEIN: tumor protein D52-like (The sequence of the model RefSeq protein was modified relative to this genomic sequence to represent the inferred CDS: inserted 2 bases in 1 codon), translating to MSPLNRQGTKSVQESHARERGGRRSAAGGAPGARWYRHGPRGEQGLLKTEPVAEEGEDAVTMLSAPENLSEEEQEELRRELAKVEEEIQTLSQVLAAKERLLADIKRKLGISSLQEFKQNIAKGWQDVTETSAYRKTSETXTQAGQKASAAFSSVGSVITKKLEDVKNSSTFKSFEEKVENLKSKVGGTKPAGGDFGEVLNSTTSATSAMSTETPLEPTEESP from the exons ACAAGGTACAAAAAGTGTCCAAGAATCCCACGCACGGGAGCGCGGCGGGCGGAGGAGCGCGGCAGGCGGAGCGCCGGGAGCGAGGTGGTACAGACATGGACCGCGCGGCGAGCAAGGTCTGCTGAAGACAGAGCCAGTGGCCGAGGAAGGAGAGGATGCAGTCACCATGCTCAGTGCCCCAGAGAACCTGTCAGAGGAGGAGCAAGAAGAGCTGAGACGGGAACTTGCTAAGGTGGAAGAAGAAatccagactctgtctcaagtgTTGGCAGCAAAGGAGAGACTTCTTGCAGACATCAAGAGGAAACTTGGGATCAGCTCGCTTCAGGAATTTAAGCAGAATATCGCCAAAGGGTGGCAAGACGTGACCGAGACCTCTGCATACAGGAAGACGTCTGAAAC AACTCAGGCTGGACAGAAGGCTTCTGCTGCATTTTCATCGGTTGGCTCAGTCATCACCAAAAAGCTGGAAGATGTAAAAAACTCCTCAACTTTCAAGTCTTTTGAAGAAAAGGTTGAAAACTTAAAGTCTAAGGTAGGCGGAACCAAGCCTGCTGGTGGTGATTTTGGAGAAGTCCTGAATTCCACAACGAGCGCTACCAGTGCCATGTCCACGGAGACACCTCTAGAGCCCACGGAGGAGAGTCCCTGA